ATGCACGTCGCTGTGGATGACTCTAGCCAGTCTACATCGACGGGCATTGTCTTCCCCGCGGCCAAATGGGCTCGTTTACGCCGCGTCAAACTGGAACAAGATGTCCGAATGGACCGGATGCGGACGCGATCCTGGATCAACCTCGCACCACACTGTCGGACCAACCAAGGGACGTACACGCACGTTTGCAATAGCATCCAAGATACAGTATTCCGTGGGAACATTCCACATGCTCTGAAACAAGCATCGTCCGAAGTGTTGACGTTTGAACGAGGAATGGAACCGGCAAGCTTTTCCCGGGAGGCAAGGGATACCAAGACGTTCCCATCGAGTGCTTTTTCTAGCTTATGCGTCCCAAACATGCGAGTTCGTGCACAAGAAAGTACTACCGGTATCTCCCTCCGTACGTCATCCGAGCCTTCCGGCGTTGACGGTTCCGTCCACTCGGGAGACGACAAAAGCCATACCCCATCCGTTTCCTCCCGCCCCCTGTATCATCGAGCCAGTTCCCTGCAACATCTCAGTAACCCCAGAGCGTTAAGCGCACTTTCCAAGCTTGCTCCTCGACCGTCTCCTCTCCAAAACGTACCGTCAACGACTCCCCGGTGGGTTCCGGATCACATTGCGGTCCCTAATTCTCGATATTCGCCTTTTCCGGGAGTGGCCCTTTCCGTCGACGATTCGAGTTCCGCCACGTCCACAGCTCCACGACTCGAGGAGGTTCACGCTCTTTTCCGTCTGGGACATCTCATGGTCGTGTCTTCTCAAGGAGCCAGTACTCCCGAATGTGTTGTTGGTTCCGAAAAGGCTTTGGCGAACACGAGCACCGCTGACCCGAAAAGACCGATTGGGATTGGTACCGGAAACGATTCAGCGTTCTCTTTCCTCCGACGATGGAGCGTTTCTAGgaatcttttcgttttggTCTGTGTGATCCTATGGTACGACCGAGACTCGGGAGTATCCTCCAAGGGCAACCTGGACCCTTCCGACAGGACGGTTGCGCTGCCAGTTCCGGAATTGGATGCTCCGGCTGTTTATCTGGAATCTACCTGTTTAGGGTTCCCGGATCCTGGTCGGAAAAAAATCATCCCTGGTGAGATCGTGCCAGCTTTCACTCAAACTATACGAGGCAAGGATGGCTATACGATAGCGAGTGCCTTTACCGAAGCGGAGGCGCAGCTCACCGCAGCCTTTGCGACTCTCTTTCAGCAATGGGAC
This is a stretch of genomic DNA from Phaeodactylum tricornutum CCAP 1055/1 chromosome 17, whole genome shotgun sequence. It encodes these proteins:
- a CDS encoding predicted protein translates to MHVAVDDSSQSTSTGIVFPAAKWARLRRVKLEQDVRMDRMRTRSWINLAPHCRTNQGTYTHVCNSIQDTVFRGNIPHALKQASSEVLTFERGMEPASFSREARDTKTFPSSAFSSLCVPNMRVRAQESTTGISLRTSSEPSGVDGSVHSGDDKSHTPSVSSRPLYHRASSLQHLSNPRALSALSKLAPRPSPLQNVPSTTPRWVPDHIAVPNSRYSPFPGVALSVDDSSSATSTAPRLEEVHALFRLGHLMVVSSQGASTPECVVGSEKALANTSTADPKRPIGIGTGNDSAFSFLRRWSVSRNLFVLVCVILWYDRDSGVSSKGNLDPSDRTVALPVPELDAPAVYLESTCLGFPDPGRKKIIPGEIVPAFTQTIRGKDGYTIASAFTEAEAQLTAAFATLFQQWDSHEQSMLAIVLGQETEQQSVVQDIRRDPRFMSVVAQQCTEIPETIRAIVHYFGNDHWGFLCNW